A stretch of Lathyrus oleraceus cultivar Zhongwan6 chromosome 6, CAAS_Psat_ZW6_1.0, whole genome shotgun sequence DNA encodes these proteins:
- the LOC127094309 gene encoding histone-lysine N-methyltransferase ASHH1-like: MNNQSPIKNLTDPLIPSPWWLFSSQRYPLTSSTECTPGHRPCGILCKNQKFQKCEYAKTKLFKTEGRGWGLLADEDIKAGQFVIKYCGEVISCKEAKRRSHAYETQGLKDAYIISLNASESIDATRKGSIARFINHSCQPNCETRKWNVMGEIRVGISARHDIPIGIELAYDYNFEWFGGAKVRCLCGALKCSGFLGAESRGFQEDTYLWEDDDDRYSIGKIPLHDSAGRTIVNLKKIPKTINTITD, encoded by the coding sequence ATGAATAATCAAAGCCCCATCAAGAATTTAACAGATCCACTCATTCCAAGCCCTTGGTGGCTCTTCTCTTCACAGCGGTATCCCTTAACATCCAGCACTGAATGCACCCCTGGTCATCGCCCTTGTGGCATCCTCTGTAAAAATCAGAAATTTCAAAAGTGTGAGTATGCAAAAACAAAGTTATTTAAAACTGAAGGCCGAGGGTGGGGTCTTTTGGCTGATGAGGACATTAAGGCAGGACAGTTTGTCATTAAATACTGTGGAGAAGTAATATCATGTAAAGAAGCCAAACGCAGATCCCATGCATATGAAACTCAAGGTCTTAAGGATGCATATATCATATCTCTTAATGCGTCTGAATCCATCGATGCAACTAGAAAGGGAAGCATTGCCAGATTTATTAATCATTCCTGTCAACCAAATTGTGAGACAAGAAAATGGAATGTCATGGGCGAAATAAGAGTTGGTATATCCGCAAGGCATGATATTCCTATTGGAATTGAATTGGCATATGACTATAATTTTGAATGGTTTGGAGGTGCAAAGGTTCGCTGCCTCTGTGGTGCACTCAAATGTTCTGGTTTCCTTGGAGCAGAATCTCGTGGTTTTCAAGAGGATACTTATCTATGGGAAGATGATGATGACAGATACTCAATTGGGAAAATTCCTTTACATGACTCTGCCGGAAGAACAATCGTGAACCTAAAAAAAATACCCAAAACAATCAATACCATAACAGATTAA
- the LOC127094310 gene encoding histone-lysine N-methyltransferase ASHH1-like: protein MNNQSPIKNLTDPLIPSPWWLFSSQRYPLTSSTECTPGHRPCGILCKNQKFQKCEYAKTKLFKTEGRGWGLLADEDIKAGQFVIKYCGEVISCKEAKRRSHAYETQGLKDAYIISLNASESIDATRKGSIARFINHSCQPNCETRKWNVMGEIRVGISARHDIPIGIELAYDYNFEWFGGAKVRCLCGALKCSGFLGAESRGFQEDTYLWEDDDDKYSIEKIPLHDSAGRTIVNLKKIPKTINTITD, encoded by the coding sequence ATGAATAATCAAAGCCCCATCAAGAATTTAACAGATCCACTCATTCCAAGCCCTTGGTGGCTCTTCTCTTCACAGCGGTATCCCTTAACATCCAGCACTGAATGCACCCCTGGTCATCGCCCTTGTGGCATCCTCTGTAAAAATCAGAAATTTCAAAAGTGTGAGTATGCAAAAACAAAGTTATTTAAAACTGAAGGCCGAGGGTGGGGTCTTTTGGCTGATGAGGACATTAAGGCAGGACAGTTTGTCATTAAATACTGTGGAGAAGTAATATCATGTAAAGAAGCCAAACGCAGATCCCATGCATATGAAACTCAAGGTCTTAAGGATGCATATATCATATCTCTTAATGCGTCTGAATCCATCGATGCAACTAGAAAGGGAAGCATTGCCAGATTTATTAATCATTCCTGTCAACCAAATTGTGAGACAAGAAAATGGAATGTCATGGGCGAAATAAGAGTTGGTATATCCGCAAGGCATGATATTCCTATTGGAATTGAATTGGCATATGACTATAATTTTGAATGGTTTGGAGGTGCAAAGGTTCGCTGCCTCTGTGGTGCACTCAAATGTTCTGGTTTCCTTGGAGCAGAATCTCGTGGTTTTCAAGAGGATACTTATCTATGGGAAGATGATGATGACAAATACTCAATTGAGAAAATTCCTTTACATGACTCTGCCGGAAGAACAATCGTGAACCTAAAAAAAATACCCAAAACAATCAATACTATAACAGATTAA